In the genome of Candidatus Rokuibacteriota bacterium, the window TGGCCGCGCTGACCGCCCTGGTGGTAGTCCCGGAAGGCTTCCGCGCCTTGGTCAGCGTGCTGATTGGGCGCTGGCCGCGCCTCCTGGCGAAGGCCCTCGCCATCCTCGAGACCTTCACCCTCGGGCTCCGGGGGATCCGCACGCCCAGCCACCTCCTCCCGATCCTCCTCTGGTCCGTGGGGCTCTGGGTGCTCTACGCCCTCGCAACGTGGAGCGCGCTGGCGGCCGCCCAGCTCCTGCTCTCGCTCACCGCGGCGTGGGCCGTCGTGGCGTTCGTCGGGCTGGGCATGAGCCTGCCCTCGGCGCCGGGGTTCGTCGGCGTGATCCAGGCCGCGGTCGTGCTGGCGCTGACCCTCTTCGACGTGCCGCGGGCGGAAGCCCTGAGCTTCTCGTTCCTCTACCACGCGAGCCAGCTCATCCCGGTCACGCTGGTCGGGTGGCTCCTCCTGATGCTCGAACACGCGAGCCTCCTCCAGCTCACGCGCCAGGCGATCCCGGAGACCGACGCCCGCGGGACGTGAGCGCCCCTCCCGCGGGCCGATCCACG includes:
- a CDS encoding flippase-like domain-containing protein — protein: MSLPRHWAKVLLGVAVSAGLLAYLLASVDLRQVGHHLARTQWSYLALSVALGLLAAWARARRWRYLFPPDAAPSRLFSAVMIGYLGNNVLPLRAGELVRGYLAARHSGQGFWTAIATLVVERVLDALAVVLILAWLVLMIPVPDELKWGALVFLSLDLAAMAALTALVVVPEGFRALVSVLIGRWPRLLAKALAILETFTLGLRGIRTPSHLLPILLWSVGLWVLYALATWSALAAAQLLLSLTAAWAVVAFVGLGMSLPSAPGFVGVIQAAVVLALTLFDVPRAEALSFSFLYHASQLIPVTLVGWLLLMLEHASLLQLTRQAIPETDARGT